Genomic DNA from Garra rufa chromosome 18, GarRuf1.0, whole genome shotgun sequence:
CAAGTAAATATCTTcatcagggcagtactaaataaaaacagaatagaaAAAAAGCTGTCAATCGTCATGAGTATATAGTTTAAGTCTTTCAGCAGGAGGATGTCTTTGGCCTCTTACCTGCAGCAGAGAGGCAGACCCTGTTCTCCCCTCAGCAAACAGACACTCTGTGCTCCCGCAAAGGTGGCGGCACAGTCCAAGTCTGCGTGCGTAATGAACTCACCCCACTTTGATACAGCAATGCGGCACTCAAAGTGGGGGGAGGCTGGCGGTGAGGGACTGCAGTGAGACAGCTGCAACAGCAGCAGAAACGAGCTGAGAGGAAGAGTACGAGAGATGAAGGAGAAACACACTGGAATAGAGCAGCGTTCAGTGACTCAGCATCTTATCCTCAATTAACTCCTGCTGGACAAGAATCGGATTGGTTCCCTATGTGGGTCTGAAATATGACACCTACAAATGcctaatattcatttttattattgagAATATTTATTACCAGGTTATTACTATTTAGCATTTTAGTACTAAAACACTCACTTAGTAATCTGAAATTgtatatatttatcattaataaattattatttgacCCCCATTCTTTTGCAAATTTCATAGAGATACTTTTATTTAATGTTCATTTTGCAGAACACATTAGAAAACCTTGTGATTTGGTCTTTTGGTCTGTTTCTCAGATGTCATTTTTTGACACTTACACAGaccaaaatactttttttagtaGTTGTATATCTACTTAAAAGTCAAAGTTGAAATAATGCCTTTGTATGAGGTACTTTAATGGTTCTTTGCAGAATATTTATAGCAAATGTACAAATATATACACTATCAgccataagtttttgaacagtaagattttgtttttaaagaagtctctcctgctcGCCAAGccaagaacagcaaaaacagtacaattttgaaatatttttagtatttaaaactGCTTtccattttgaatatattttaaaatgtaatttattcctgtgatttcaaagctgaatttttagcatcattacttgagTCTTTAGCgtcacgattcttcagaaatcaatctaacattctgatttgctattcaaaaaaaaacgtatttattattgatgaaaacagctgagtggaattttttcaggtttctttgatgaatataaagttcagaagaacaacatttatcataaatagaaatcttttgtaacattgtaagtctttatcgtcacttttgatcaatttagggcatccttgctaaataaaagtattaatttctataatttcttcaaattatactgactcccaAGCTTTCAaatggcatagtgtataatgttacaaaagctgttTGATTTCAGATGAttcaaaaaaaagttttcaactgttttaaatactactagtaataatgaaaaatattttttgaacagcaaatcagtatattagaattatttctaaaggatcatgtgaccctttagaatggagtaatgatgctgaaactttagctttgatcacaggaataaattacattttaaaatatattcaaatagaaaacagttatttaaaatagtaaaaatatttgtaacaaattgacagtttttgctgtactttagaacaaataaatgcatgctggGTGAgtaaaagagactttaaaaacatcaaaaacttactgttcaaaaactttcgaacAAGAACGGCATTTAAAAAAAGAGACCTTCtgtaatattaaatattgttCATCGCCAGATCAGGAATTAAGAAGTCAAGACCAGATCAGACCAGCATGGTTCGCTATCAATTTTTTAATCAGGGACATACTCCTGATATGTTTTAACACACACTCGGTCAAATATTTCAAAGAAGCATAACTCAGAAACAGTGCAAATATCCATCACTATTTCCTAAGCATTTGATCAATGACCGTCTAATTGGCTAATAGAATCGTTATTTCATACACGTCTAGCTCAGCTTATTTGCAGTGCAAGTCCTAATAAATCACACAACAAACTAGTTGATTCTCTGGTCCACCTCAAAAAAACGTCAACTccgacaaaaataaaataaagctaccATTTAAAATTCCCAGAAACCTTTTAAAAAAAGTTGGCGTTTTGTTTCCAAACTCAGCTTATTTGCTTACCATCCGTTCCCCATCAGTCTAATCTGATCCTACACAACCGCCAAAGACTTTCCTTCATCTATTTTTCCCCGCCGTCTGTCAGTGAACAGCTCAGAATGCTTAAAGCACAGGAACGCCTCTCGCATCCCCTGCACGCCATGTCACTTCACTTTAACGTTGGCTCTAGTGCGACCAATATTAGCTACACCTCTTTCAGTCAGTTCTTTTTAAATGTCTGATGTCCCAAGTTGTCCTGCTGCAAGCTGCGGCTACGTCCTGCGGCGCTTGGCTCCTCCAGGGCTGGAGGGGTTGCTGGAGTTCATCACCTTCTCCACGGCTCGGCTCCTCTTCCTTTTTTCCCCGGCTGCTTCTTTCGATCCGCTGCCCGTCTCACCTGAGCCCCCCCTCTCTGcccgctctctctctttctcgcgCCCGCTGCCCGACCTCTCCGACATCTTCACGGAGGAATTGCTGCCTGACGAAGGGAAACGGGAGGAAACGGGGGAAAAAGGGTGGGAGAAGGGAACACAAAGAACCAGATTAAAACcactataaaagaaaaaaaacatatttccacctaaattaatttctataattgaaAAAGTGTTGTGTAGTTTCTGCACTAAATGAAACATTAGCTTAACCAATTGTCAAAGTAAGTGGCAGAATGGCCTATTTTTACACAAAATGGTAGATAAAGCTCACATAAACTACACACTTCACTTTTAACTGCATGTCTACAGTTGGaatcaaaagtattcaacccccTTGGCCTGCAAGACATTTTATGAAGACAATTAAACAAAGGCATCTTTAAACTACTGaattaattaaatattgttttgaattgaattggcgctaaacattcatttttttaaattattcaacccccaaaagtcaaattaTGGGCAAAAtcatttattctttaaaactgTAAGTACCTAGAAGCTTCTGTCGCCTCTCTACTACAGTCTCGGCCTATTCCTTGCCTGAAAAAACttccagatcactgataatctttgatTTTCACATTGCCAAGCTTCTAATGTAATAAAAACCAATATTCTCTATAGATTTTGAGAGAGCTCTATTGACTTGTTCTGTTCTGTCAAGCTAGTTCTGtttttctaaaggcttaattgtgttttaagatcATTTGattccccaccatacaaataagtgacttaaaaacTGCTATGttaaataggggttgaataattatgacatagctgtgttattaaaaaatcctataactcaaaaacattacattatatattgataaCATTATCGCTTTTTTATATGCCAGTAAACCATTATGAAAGCAATTTTTACAAAATCCTGGATCTACAGAAAaccttttatttgtaaagtactgcagtctcggAAGggctgaatacatttttttttgcaactgTATAATATTGCCATTTATAGTTAACTTTATTCTAAAACCTATCCTCTTAATTAGTGCTGAGAGAAAGGTCAACCACATTTACATAACCAGCTTTACATAACGTGTCATTTTGACAAGACAGCATAATTTGCCTTCTTAAGAATTCAGGTATTTTTCTAAAGCAGGGTTCcccaaagtttagctccaaccctgatcacactcacctacctgtgattctctaatgatcctgaagaccttgattagcatgctcaggtgtgtttgattagggtaagagctaaactctgcaggaaaatggatctcgaggtccagatttggtgATCCCTGTTCTAAAGCATCTGAAACTCAAGCACCAATAATGTGCTTACTTTCTAAAAATACTTCTgccatgaaataaataaataaatacccacAGCCCGCATATAAGCTATTTTTGGTATTTCTGTGCTAATTATGACAAAGCTGCTTGTTTTTATACTTTAATTAACAGAAACTGGGAGTATAATATATGATTAATATAATACTcccaaaatataaatatattaagaaCTGCATGTTCTGGAGTAAAACCATTAGGTATTGaggaaaaataaaactaaatacagcATCAGAACACATATTCCccaggtttcacagacaaggcttaagcctagtcctagactaaaatgtaagtctgagctgtttgaaatGAAAGAAACGTGCACTTACTGAccctaaaatatatcagtgcctttgtttcgtcttaagatgcacaccagtaatgttttttctaagcacgtttataaaaaattacataaatgtgCTGAtaaaactatggcctaatcctggcttactCTAAGCCCCGTCTGTAAAACCGAGCTTGTATGTTTTTAACCTTATGTTTCTTGTGTTTTCATTTAGATATTTTAagaattatttatcaatttaactTTAAGGAACCCTGCAGAACCCTTTAATTATTTGCTGAGCCCAAGAAATAATCCCTGGTACCAATAAGGTATAATTTTTAGCATTTTCCAAATGAATGAAGTCACTTAAAAACTACTTCCGGTTTTATAAATGTGCTTATGAGCAACTGAAAGCTCACTATTGTCTATAGCAAAATGTAATAGttaaaatagttcacccaaaaataaaattctgtcatcatttactcacccttgtgtcattccaaacctgtatgcggTTCTTTCTTATGTTGAGCATGAAATAAGGTATTTTAAAGAATgctggtaatcaaacagttgatggtccataggatttctttccatacagtgtaagtcaatggggaccaacaactgttcagttcttcaaaatatcttcttttgtgttcagcataagaaagaaacttttgggtgagtaaatgatgacgacaatattaatttttgggtgaattattcctttaagccTTTGTTCAAATGTAGTTCACCAATAATCCAAAATCTACCATTAAGTAATTTAAAGGATAAGttgcacttccagaacaaaaatttacagataatgtactcaccactttgtcatccaagatgctcatgtctttctttcttcagtcgtatagaaattatgtcttttgaggaaaacaattcaggatttctctccatataatggatatggtgctcccaagtttgaactttaaaATTCAGTAATTatattaaatgcagctttaatccagtttttttttttctgaaacaaatttaatatttatatactttttaccttttttgtaaagggcgtttgttGACCTttgcactttgtaaacactaggtcagcacatctgcagcgatgtaggacgattttgaagttggggaagaaaatgagatgggagtttttcaacatacaactgtattgacccggatctcACAGACTCACagaggagcatttgaggttaaaaagtatacaaattttcaatttgtttccaaaataaccaatcgttttactagataaaacccagttcaaacttgggggcaccatagaagtccattatatagagagaaatccctaaatgttttcctaaaaaaaaaacaatttctttacgactgaataaagaaagacatgaacatcttggatgacaaggggatgagtacattatctgtaaatctttgttctggaagtgaactaatccttttaagCAGCAGGTACTAGGACTGGCACTCTGTTCCAAACCCCACAATTACGCCAAATATTAAGACAGCGTGTTTCAGGACATTATGCGTTGACACattatctgtcaaatgaactaaaaccgaaagcacaatatggcttaatcccttcatcaagtctctTTTCGCTGTGCGTTTCAAAGCAAAGTATGCACTTCACACAGGAGAtaagctcgtgatccggtgttttctgcaCCTCAGAACGACTCCGTTCACAGTGCATGCTTGGGAAGGCattggccaccagttatgctttatttttgtggcAGATAATTACAGCAGtttactagatttgtagtgagacatttttgtaagcctgttttcacttaaGCTCAGTGTTGCCATGTCTGTGTTTTTCTGtgggaattgggctactttaacactgttgccgtgggttgtttttTCATGTTCGTGGGTTGAAGCtactctaataaaataaaatcttagcCCCTGGAATGTAAATGTTACCAGGGGAACTCTGCCAacaaacgtgtattttaccccctcgAAACACAACTGGCCTAGTTTTGAGCATTAATTGGGCGGGTTGTGTTGTAATAATCTGGCAATAGATTCATCTgctgaagctggagtttttttttttttgtcaaaatacagggagtgcagaattattaggcacattttcttttacagataaaatgagccaaaaaagagatttacctcagactgaaaagtcaaaaactattaaatgcccatgagaaggatgcaatactaatgcaatactgcaatttgcaaagttaaggcatgaccaccggacagaaaaacgcttgttgcatctgcattgtcagaacaaacaggtggaggagaaaagatgcatgttatttgcaaaaaaagtaagaattaatgttaagaatcagatatgaaaccatcaggaaccatttagtctccagcgccaccgttttccagaactgcaacctaccttgagtctccagaagtgcaatgtgtcaggttctcagagactttgcttgggcaaaaaatcctaaaaaatgaccctcaattaataagaataacattctgaagtattgtcaaatacatagagatggtttttttctaggctttatagacagatgagttgagagtggctcttgaaggaccagcaccacatcctcttgtagcactctttcaaaaatatattttccagaatctggcagtaagttttaagagtttattttggtccctctctgcaagacagacatttcaggataggagatggactaaaactgaagtcccaaaacttactgccagattctggaggataaacttgaaagagtgctacaagaggatgtggtgctggaccttcaagagtcactctcaactcatctgtctataaagcctagaaaaaaaccatctctatgtatttcacaacacttcagaatgttattcttattaattgagggtcattttttaggattttttgcccaagcaaagtctctgagaacctgacacattgcacttctggagactcaaggtaggttgcagttctggaaaacggtggcactggagactaaatggttcctgatggtttcatatctgattcttaacattaattcttacttttttgcaaataacatgcatcttttctcctccacctgtttgttctgacaatgcagatgcaacaagcgtttttctgtccggtggtcatgccttaactttgcaaattgcagtattgcattagtattgcatccttctcatgggcatttaatagtttttgacttttcagtctgaggtaaatctcttttttggctcattttatctgtaaaagaaaatgtgcctaataattctgcacacctgaaaataaggagtttttcacttccagccttcatggacaattatatatcaattataaataattaaatacaaaatgaatagtagttattaagattgatgtggtttggaattattcaaatgtgcttgggaaaaaaatatgacaagaatatcaacttgcctaataattctgcactccctgtaaaagcttaaaagtgcagtgtgaattgctgacagctagcagttAAAAATGGGAAACATTACTGCAGTCcaacttcaaaatatctttttcaagtgtagaaattaggaagtattgtaatttctctactgtagtgtaaaccaaaaataatatacttatgaaatatttcttttcatttattttacagtgcaactgATTTTAAAAATTTATATCTATTACTGTCAATGATATAAAATTAttgttatattctaatttgtttggcttcctaaaacaccagtgagaatgtaatttagactgagacagtataccacaaataaaaagagagaCGAGTcaactcactttttttttttacttaagttttcatagttaagaacatgggctggagctcttaattttgatctctcaaagtgcattagatagaagaatttaactttaaaatgtaaaaaattatctttttttttttccaaagtcttcatttgttttttgttttttttttctttttagatacCGCAATAAATTGCAATGCAATAAATGTTGAGGGTTCAAAGTCAGTAGTTTATAAAGctaatatgtgaacctggaccacaaaaccttaagtagcacgggtatatttgtagcaattttgtaaatttcctactgtaaatatataaaaactatataaaaacttaatttttgattagtaatatgcattgctaagaacttcatttggacaactttaaagacgatttgaacacataaaaaaagacaaaagagaaagagaaggaAGGACAGCGAAAGAAAGACGGAGAGAAAGACGCACATGGTCAGAGGTCTCTGAAGGCTGTCTACAGAGGCCTCTGGTAATGAGCTGGTCTGTACTGAGCTCAAGCTGGAGTTTTGGAACAGAGCGAAACGTTTTCTTCTGTCCATACCTCGCAAAATCCTGGCCAGCCATACTGGGACCCAGACCTTTGAAAATGAGACACAAATGACCAGTGTGAGCCACGCTGAGCTTCACGCCAACTGGAGAACgatccagaaaaaaataaaaagtgatgCAATGACGCAGGTTTTAATAGACGGCTTtcgtcaaaaagaaaaaaagagagagagagagagggaaagaaaaaagaaaggggTGAGTAGATGAGATAAATAGAGTGAAGGAGAAGAGAACCTTCTTCGTGGGTTGCAGGTGGGTCACTTTCTTCTTTGAACTCCTCCTTCACGTCATCTTCAGATGCCACTTTACCTGTGCAAAGACAAAAAAGGAGCTTTTCGGTGAATAAGTAAAATCAAACGAAAAAACTGTAGATCACAGCACAGAAACTAAGAGTGCCTCACCTTCCTTGACATCCTGTATGATCTCTTCAGGCAGGACAAAGCTCTTCTCTGAGTTGGGAAACGGGAGTATTTCTGATTCGTGCTGCAGCAACAAAAAGTCATTTACTGATTCGATTTGAGAGGTATTGTAGGATCAGCTTTATTTGTACATGTTGGAAACTGTTGCAATAAAAGATAAGTGGTCAACTGATACGAGTTATTCAACGGTCTGGGCTCATGCCGGGGTCCTGATCAGCCCTACAGGGTTTTATTTGACTGACCTTATGTGTACATTCACTACCAGACCAAAGTTTCtggacagtgagatttttaatgttttttaagaaagtctcttctgctcaccaggcctgcatttatttgatccaaaatacagcagaaatatttcgaaatatttttactatttaaaataacggctttttatttgaatatattttaaaatgtaatttattcctgtgatcaatgctaaattttcagcatcaatattccagtcttcagtgtcatatgatccttcagaaatcattctaatatgctgatttgctgctcaagaaacatttttattattattattattatttttattatcatcaacATTTAGAACAGTCGAGTATAttgttttaggattctttgatgaacaaagatccaaagatcagcatgtatttgaaataaaaagcttttgtaacattacacactataccattcaaaagcttcgtataattttcttgtattttttggggaggaaagaaattatagaaattaatacttttatttagcaaggatattttaaattgatcaaaagtgatgataaagacatttatgatgttacataattttattttagataaattctgtccttctgaactttatatttatcaaagaaatctgaaaaaaaaattcaacataataataataatgataataataaatgttttcgagcagcaaatcagaatattagaatgatttctgaaggatcatgtgactgaagcaatgaggctaaaaattcaggtttgatcacaggaataaattacattttaaaatatattcaaatagaaaacagttattttaaatagtaaaaatatttcaaaatgttactgtttttgctgtactttggatcttgtacttaggcttggtgagca
This window encodes:
- the mrgbp gene encoding MRG/MORF4L-binding protein isoform X1 gives rise to the protein MGEAETVPSDEKQAETGICTAEESIVWSQEVEVCLFHAMLGHKPVGVNRHFHMICIRDKFSQNIGRQVSSKVIWDHLSTMYDMQALHESEILPFPNSEKSFVLPEEIIQDVKEGKVASEDDVKEEFKEESDPPATHEEGSNSSVKMSERSGSGREKERERAERGGSGETGSGSKEAAGEKRKRSRAVEKVMNSSNPSSPGGAKRRRT
- the mrgbp gene encoding MRG/MORF4L-binding protein isoform X3, which codes for MGEAETVPSDEKQAETGICTAEESIVWSQEVEVCLFHAMLGHKPVGVNRHFHMICIRDKFSQNIGRQVSSKVIWDHLSTMYDMQALHESEILPFPNSEKSFVLPEEIIQDVKEGKVASEDDVKEEFKEESDPPATHEEGLGPSMAGQDFARQQFLREDVGEVGQRARERERAGREGGLR
- the mrgbp gene encoding MRG/MORF4L-binding protein isoform X2, whose protein sequence is MGEAETVPSDEKQAETGICTAEESIVWSQEVEVCLFHAMLGHKPVGVNRHFHMICIRDKFSQNIGRQVSSKVIWDHLSTMYDMQALHESEILPFPNSEKSFVLPEEIIQDVKEGKVASEDDVKEEFKEESDPPATHEEGLGPSMAGQDFARYGQKKTFRSVPKLQLELSTDQLITRGLCRQPSETSDHAAIPP